One window from the genome of Salvia miltiorrhiza cultivar Shanhuang (shh) chromosome 7, IMPLAD_Smil_shh, whole genome shotgun sequence encodes:
- the LOC130992632 gene encoding uncharacterized protein LOC130992632 isoform X2: protein MIRNFTWNWRGYSIRYQYSGTSGPALVLIHGFGANSDHWRKNLPVLAESHRVYAIDLIGYGYSDKPDPRKLQVDHFYTFETWASQLNDFCMEIVKDEVFFVCNSIGGLVGLQAAVMDPRICNGIILFNISLRMLHVKKQPWYGRPLIKSFQNLLRNTALGKFFFNAVATSQSVRNILCQCYYDTSQVTDELVKMILEPGLEPGAAEVFLEFICYSGGPLPEELLPLVKCPVLVGWGDKDPWEPIDLGRAYAQFDSVEDFVVLPNVGHCPQDEAPHLVNPLITSFVAQHAPPATTSLT from the exons ATGATTAGAAACTT TACATGGAATTGGAGAGGTTATTCAATTCGTTACCAGTACTCTGGGACCAGTGGGCCTGCGCTGGTTCTGATTCACGGTTTTGGAGCAAACAG TGACCACTGGAGGAAGAATTTGCCAGTTCTTGCAGAGTCACACAGGGTATATGCAATTGATCTGATTGGGTATGGTTATTCTGATAAACCAGATCCAAGAAAGCTTCAAGTtgatcacttttatacttttgaGACATGGGCCAGCCAGCTAAATGACTTCTGTATGGAAATTGTGAAGGATGAAGTCTTCTTTGTCTGTAATTCTATAGGAG GACTTGTTGGACTCCAGGCAGCAGTCATGGATCCTAGAATTTGCAACGgaattattctttttaatatatCCCTTCGTATGCTGCATGTAAAGAAACAGCCCTGGTATGGAAGGCCCTTAATAAAATCATTCCAGAATTTGCTAAG AAACACTGCCCTTGGGAAATTCTTTTTCAATGCTGTTGCTACATCACAGTCGGTGAGGAACATTCTTTGTCAG TGTTACTATGACACATCACAGGTGACAGATGAGTTAGTCAAGATGATTCTTGAGCCTGGACTTGAACCTGGTGCTGCAGAAGTGTTTCTCGAATTTATATGCTACTCTGGTGGGCCGCTTCCTGAGGAATTGCTGCCTTTAGTCAAG tgtccTGTGCTGGTGGGTTGGGGTGACAAGGATCCTTGGGAGCCAATTGATCTAGGGAGAGCCTATGCGCAGTTTGATTCCGTTGAAGATTTTGTTGTGCTTCCTAATGTCGGCCACTGCCCTCAG GATGAGGCTCCTCATCTGGTGAACCCACTCATTACATCTTTTGTGGCTCAACATGCACCACCTGCCACAACTTCTTTAACTTGA
- the LOC130992591 gene encoding apyrase 2-like isoform X2 — protein MEKVLKRNRQHETFSDKFQRWRGAMLLVFVPLLLISFVLFLMPSRSSPDSISRKFAPNFMSKKYAVIFDAGSSGSRVHVFCFNKQLDLVPMGEELELFEQLKPGLSAYAKDSEAAAKSLSKLLEKAEAAVPGELRSITPVKVGATAGLRQLEGDASDRILQAVRDYLKNKSSLKSKADWVTVLDGNQEGAYQWVTINYLLGNLGNEYSGTVGVVDLGGGSVQMAYAISESDAAKAPKVSGGEESYVQQMYLKGRKYYLYIHSYLHYGLLAARAEILKITQESDNPCLLAGYDGSYKYGQTVYKASALPSGSSHSKCRETAIKALKVNESCTHMKCTFGGVWNGGGGDGQKNLFVASFFFDRAAEAGFVDPNLPVATVRPSDFEEAAKQACQTRLEDAKATYPRVQSENLPYLCMDLVYQVALLVDGLGIDPWQKITLVKKVKYQNSLVEAAWPLGSAIEAVSSPA, from the exons ATGGAGAAGGTTTTGAAAAGAAACAGGCAGCACGAGACCTTCTCTGACAAGTTCCAGAGATGGCGTGGTGCGATGCTATTGGTTTTTGTCCCTCTCCTGCTGATCTCCTTTGTGCTATTTCTCATGCCCTCGAGGTCGTCTCCCGATTCTATCTCTCGTAAGTTCGCACCAAACTTCATGTCTAAGAAATATGCGGTCATCTTTGATGCCGGAAGCTCTGGCAGTCGGGTGCACGTCTTCTGCTTCAACAAGCAGCTAGATCTCGTTCCCATGGGCGAAGAACTCGAGCTTTTTGAGCAG CTAAAACCAGGTCTGAGTGCATATGCAAAGGACTCTGAGGCTGCTGCAAAATCCCTCTCAAAACTACTTGAAAAAGCTGAAGCAGCAGTTCCTGGAGAGCTGCGGTCCATCACGCCAGTTAAAGTTGGG GCTACTGCTGGTCTAAGGCAATTGGAAGGTGATGCATCTGACAGGATTTTACAAGCA GTGAGGGATTATTTGAAGAATAAAAGCTCCCTGAAGTCAAAGGCTGACTGGGTCACAGTTTTGGACGGGAATCAGGAAGGTGCTTATCAATGG GTGACCATTAACTATCTATTGGGAAATTTGGGCAACGAGTACTCTGGTACTGTTGGAGTGGTTGATCTTGGGGGTGGTTCTGTACAAATGGCATATGCCATCTCAGAGTCAGATGCTGCTAAAGCTCCTAAGGTATCTGGTGGAGAGGAGTCATATGTGCAGCAAATGTATCTCAAGGGAAGAAAATATTATCTGTACATTCACAG TTACCTACATTATGGTTTACTGGCTGCTCGAGCTGAGATTTTGAAAATCACTCAAGAATCTGACAATCCATGCCTACTCGCGGGCTATGACG GTTCTTACAAATATGGCCAAACAGTGTATAAGGCTTCTGCTTTGCCCTCTGGTTCCAGCCACAGCAAATGTAGGGAGACAGCCATTAAGGCTCTGAAAGTCAATGAATCTTGTACCCATATGAAATGTACGTTTGGCGGTGTTTGGAATGGCGGGGGTGGCGATGGCCAGAAGAATTTGTTTGTTgcttcatttttcttcgatagAGCTGCTGAG GCGGGTTTTGTTGACCCAAACCTGCCTGTTGCCACGGTTCGTCCATCTGATTTCGAGGAGGCAGCTAAACAAGCTTGCCAAACTCGTCTTGAAGATGCCAAGGCTACATATCCTCGCGTCCAATCCGAAAACCTTCCTTACCTCTGCATGGACCTTGTTTATCAGGTTGCTCTGCTTGTTGATGGATTAG GCATTGATCCATGGCAAAAGATTACATTGGTGAAAAAAGTTAAATACCAGAATTCACTCGTCGAAGCAGCATGGCCGTTGGGCAGTGCCATCGAGGCTGTGTCGTCACCCGCCTAA
- the LOC130992591 gene encoding apyrase 2-like isoform X1 produces the protein MEGAKSFWKGDEQEELESVQDTQPLKSGGGNGQIRFRSPSAAELLDAQQQVQMEKVLKRNRQHETFSDKFQRWRGAMLLVFVPLLLISFVLFLMPSRSSPDSISRKFAPNFMSKKYAVIFDAGSSGSRVHVFCFNKQLDLVPMGEELELFEQLKPGLSAYAKDSEAAAKSLSKLLEKAEAAVPGELRSITPVKVGATAGLRQLEGDASDRILQAVRDYLKNKSSLKSKADWVTVLDGNQEGAYQWVTINYLLGNLGNEYSGTVGVVDLGGGSVQMAYAISESDAAKAPKVSGGEESYVQQMYLKGRKYYLYIHSYLHYGLLAARAEILKITQESDNPCLLAGYDGSYKYGQTVYKASALPSGSSHSKCRETAIKALKVNESCTHMKCTFGGVWNGGGGDGQKNLFVASFFFDRAAEAGFVDPNLPVATVRPSDFEEAAKQACQTRLEDAKATYPRVQSENLPYLCMDLVYQVALLVDGLGIDPWQKITLVKKVKYQNSLVEAAWPLGSAIEAVSSPA, from the exons ATGGAAGGAGCTAAATCATTTT GGAAAGGCGACGAGCAGGAAGAGCTGGAGTCGGTGCAGGATACCCAGCCATTGAAGTCTGGTGGGGGAAACGGCCAGATTCGATTTCGATCACCGTCGGCTGCTGAGCTTTTGGATGCGCAGCAGCAAGTTCAGATGGAGAAGGTTTTGAAAAGAAACAGGCAGCACGAGACCTTCTCTGACAAGTTCCAGAGATGGCGTGGTGCGATGCTATTGGTTTTTGTCCCTCTCCTGCTGATCTCCTTTGTGCTATTTCTCATGCCCTCGAGGTCGTCTCCCGATTCTATCTCTCGTAAGTTCGCACCAAACTTCATGTCTAAGAAATATGCGGTCATCTTTGATGCCGGAAGCTCTGGCAGTCGGGTGCACGTCTTCTGCTTCAACAAGCAGCTAGATCTCGTTCCCATGGGCGAAGAACTCGAGCTTTTTGAGCAG CTAAAACCAGGTCTGAGTGCATATGCAAAGGACTCTGAGGCTGCTGCAAAATCCCTCTCAAAACTACTTGAAAAAGCTGAAGCAGCAGTTCCTGGAGAGCTGCGGTCCATCACGCCAGTTAAAGTTGGG GCTACTGCTGGTCTAAGGCAATTGGAAGGTGATGCATCTGACAGGATTTTACAAGCA GTGAGGGATTATTTGAAGAATAAAAGCTCCCTGAAGTCAAAGGCTGACTGGGTCACAGTTTTGGACGGGAATCAGGAAGGTGCTTATCAATGG GTGACCATTAACTATCTATTGGGAAATTTGGGCAACGAGTACTCTGGTACTGTTGGAGTGGTTGATCTTGGGGGTGGTTCTGTACAAATGGCATATGCCATCTCAGAGTCAGATGCTGCTAAAGCTCCTAAGGTATCTGGTGGAGAGGAGTCATATGTGCAGCAAATGTATCTCAAGGGAAGAAAATATTATCTGTACATTCACAG TTACCTACATTATGGTTTACTGGCTGCTCGAGCTGAGATTTTGAAAATCACTCAAGAATCTGACAATCCATGCCTACTCGCGGGCTATGACG GTTCTTACAAATATGGCCAAACAGTGTATAAGGCTTCTGCTTTGCCCTCTGGTTCCAGCCACAGCAAATGTAGGGAGACAGCCATTAAGGCTCTGAAAGTCAATGAATCTTGTACCCATATGAAATGTACGTTTGGCGGTGTTTGGAATGGCGGGGGTGGCGATGGCCAGAAGAATTTGTTTGTTgcttcatttttcttcgatagAGCTGCTGAG GCGGGTTTTGTTGACCCAAACCTGCCTGTTGCCACGGTTCGTCCATCTGATTTCGAGGAGGCAGCTAAACAAGCTTGCCAAACTCGTCTTGAAGATGCCAAGGCTACATATCCTCGCGTCCAATCCGAAAACCTTCCTTACCTCTGCATGGACCTTGTTTATCAGGTTGCTCTGCTTGTTGATGGATTAG GCATTGATCCATGGCAAAAGATTACATTGGTGAAAAAAGTTAAATACCAGAATTCACTCGTCGAAGCAGCATGGCCGTTGGGCAGTGCCATCGAGGCTGTGTCGTCACCCGCCTAA
- the LOC130992644 gene encoding ribosome production factor 2 homolog, whose amino-acid sequence MMRIKTPKSGRIKRELEKRAPKLVETGKKTLILHGTKTTSVLNSVLAEIHHLKKDNSIKYSRRNDKIRPFESGGETSLEFFSLKTDCSLFVFASHTKKRPNNLVLGRFYDHHIYDLVEVGIENFRSMGSFSYDKKLAPQLGSKPFFAFIGEAFESVDELKHLKEVLLDLFRGEVITNLNLAGLDRVYVCTALSANRIFFSHFALRLKKSGTKVPRMELVEVGPSMDMVIRRHRQPDDSLRKEAMKMAPESTKKKEKNVVKDDILGKLGKIYIPDQKVGSVPLANKSKGVKRERREAKAAKGEGDNPTTPKKQKQDSE is encoded by the exons ATGATGAGGATAAAGACCCCGAAAAGTGGCAGAATCAAGAGAGAGCTTGAAAAACGCGCCCCGAAACTC GTGGAAACGGGGAAGAAAACGCTCATACTTCACGGAACTAAAACGACCAGTGTTTTGAATTCAGTGTTAGCAGAAATTCATCATCTGAAGAAGGATAATTCTATCAAGTACTCTAGAAGAAATGATAAAATTAGACCTTTTGAGAGTGGCGGTGAAACTTCTCTGGAGTTTTTCTCGCTCAAGACAGATTGCAGCCTGTTTGTG TTTGCTTCTCACACTAAGAAGCGACCAAACAATCTTGTACTTGGACGATTCTATGACCACCACATATATGATCTTGTAGAGGTTGGCATTGAGAATTTCAGAAGCATGGGATCTTTTTCGTATGATAAGAAATTGGCTCCACAATTGGGGTCAAAGCCCTTCTTTGCTTTCATTGGAGAAGCTTTTGAGAGTGTTGACGAGCTCAAACACCTTAAGGAAGTCTTGCTTGATCTATTCCGTGGAGAA GTTATTACAAACTTGAACCTGGCTGGACTAGATCGTGTTTATGTCTGCACAGCTTTGTCAGCAAACAGaatatttttctctcattttgcGCTGCGTCTTAAAAAATCTGGCACCAAAGTACCGAGGATGGAGCTGGTTGAGGTTGGCCCCTCCATGGACATGGTTATTCGTAGGCATCGTCAACCTGATGACAGCCTCAGAAAAGAAGCAATGAAAATGGCACCTGAATCAACAAAGAAAAAG GAGAAAAATGTTGTCAAGGATGATATTCTAGGCAAACTCGGAAAGATTTATATTCCAGACCAGAAG GTTGGGAGCGTGCCACTTGCTAACAAATCAAAGGGAGTGAAGAGGGAGCGACGGGAAGCTAAGGCGGCTAAGGGCGAAGGAGACAATCCTACAACACCAAAGAAGCAAAAGCAGGATTCTGaatga
- the LOC130992632 gene encoding uncharacterized protein LOC130992632 isoform X1: protein MAVCGASTPAISKLELPVGITHHKYSWQPLLSFKTRPYYRRITGNSAFRVSSVVDKLELTTDASPPNEIKTSTWNWRGYSIRYQYSGTSGPALVLIHGFGANSDHWRKNLPVLAESHRVYAIDLIGYGYSDKPDPRKLQVDHFYTFETWASQLNDFCMEIVKDEVFFVCNSIGGLVGLQAAVMDPRICNGIILFNISLRMLHVKKQPWYGRPLIKSFQNLLRNTALGKFFFNAVATSQSVRNILCQCYYDTSQVTDELVKMILEPGLEPGAAEVFLEFICYSGGPLPEELLPLVKCPVLVGWGDKDPWEPIDLGRAYAQFDSVEDFVVLPNVGHCPQDEAPHLVNPLITSFVAQHAPPATTSLT from the exons ATGGCAGTTTGTGGTGCTTCAACACCAGCCATATCCAAGCTGGAGCTGCCGGTAGGAATCACCCACCACAAATACAGCTGGCAGCCATTGTTATCATTCAAGACCAGACCATACTATCGAAGAATCACTGGAAATAGTGCTTTTCGTGTCAGTTCGGTGGTGGATAAGTTAGAACTTACTACTGATGCCTCTCCAccaaacgaaattaaaactag TACATGGAATTGGAGAGGTTATTCAATTCGTTACCAGTACTCTGGGACCAGTGGGCCTGCGCTGGTTCTGATTCACGGTTTTGGAGCAAACAG TGACCACTGGAGGAAGAATTTGCCAGTTCTTGCAGAGTCACACAGGGTATATGCAATTGATCTGATTGGGTATGGTTATTCTGATAAACCAGATCCAAGAAAGCTTCAAGTtgatcacttttatacttttgaGACATGGGCCAGCCAGCTAAATGACTTCTGTATGGAAATTGTGAAGGATGAAGTCTTCTTTGTCTGTAATTCTATAGGAG GACTTGTTGGACTCCAGGCAGCAGTCATGGATCCTAGAATTTGCAACGgaattattctttttaatatatCCCTTCGTATGCTGCATGTAAAGAAACAGCCCTGGTATGGAAGGCCCTTAATAAAATCATTCCAGAATTTGCTAAG AAACACTGCCCTTGGGAAATTCTTTTTCAATGCTGTTGCTACATCACAGTCGGTGAGGAACATTCTTTGTCAG TGTTACTATGACACATCACAGGTGACAGATGAGTTAGTCAAGATGATTCTTGAGCCTGGACTTGAACCTGGTGCTGCAGAAGTGTTTCTCGAATTTATATGCTACTCTGGTGGGCCGCTTCCTGAGGAATTGCTGCCTTTAGTCAAG tgtccTGTGCTGGTGGGTTGGGGTGACAAGGATCCTTGGGAGCCAATTGATCTAGGGAGAGCCTATGCGCAGTTTGATTCCGTTGAAGATTTTGTTGTGCTTCCTAATGTCGGCCACTGCCCTCAG GATGAGGCTCCTCATCTGGTGAACCCACTCATTACATCTTTTGTGGCTCAACATGCACCACCTGCCACAACTTCTTTAACTTGA
- the LOC130992651 gene encoding uncharacterized protein LOC130992651 isoform X1 yields the protein MIALPKFITTLMHRIPMAGNAEEPPPPTVAAEEEETENLVAELGSYKGRVRLVSDCEEEIMLLWAIQQPIFSKNNAFVNQSSLQLKIDACGHLLSILQSPSSLGTPGVTGAVMWDSGIILGKFLEHSVESGMILLQGKNVVELGSGCGLVGCIAALLGAHVILTDLPDRLKLLKKNVETNLYGDPRGSARVEELTWGDDLDKDFTDPLPDFVLGSDVVYSEGAVTDLMETLVELCGEQTTVILAGELRNVDVTDAILEYFLEAASKEFIVGRVDKEQWHPDYCSSRVAIYVLVKK from the exons ATGATAGCGTTGCCTAAATTTATAACAACGCTGATGCACAGAATACCGATGGCGGGAAACGCAGAagaaccgccgccgccgacggtggcggcggaggaggaggagacgGAGAACTTGGTGGCGGAGCTAGGCTCGTACAAGGGCCGGGTCAGATTAGTAAGCGATTGTGAAGAAGAAATTATGCTGCTCTGGGCAATCCAGCAGCCCATTTTCTCCAAGAACAATGCTTTTGTCAATCAATCATCTCTTCAACTCAAAATCGATGCTTGCGGCCATTTGCTCTCCATTCTCCAGTCCCCATCTTCTCTG GGCACTCCTGGAGTAACTGGGGCTGTGATGTGGGACAGTGGCATTATTCTTGGGAAGTTCTTAGAGCATTCTGTTGAATCTGGAATGATTTTGCTTCAAGGGAAGAATGTTGTTGAGTTGGGCTCCGGCTGTGGATTAGTTGG CTGCATTGCTGCTTTATTGGGAGCTCATGTAATTCTGACCGACCTGCCTGATAGACTGAAGCTACTGAAAAAGAATGTCGAAACCAATCTTTATGGAGACCCTAGAGGGTCTGCAAGGGTGGAAGAACTAACATGGGGAGATGATCTTGACAAAGATTTCACTGACCCTTTACCTGATTTTG TGCTTGGCTCAGATGTTGTATACAGCGAAGGAGCTGTAACGGATCTGATGGAAACACTTGTAGAACTCTGTGGGGAGCAAACCACTGTCATCTTGGCTGGAGAGCTTCGCAATG TTGATGTAACAGATGCCATCCTCGAATACTTCTTGGAAGCCGCAAGTAAAGAGTTCATTGTTGGGCGAGTTGATAAAGAACAATGGCATCCAGATTATTGCAGTTCACGTGTTGCCATATATGTTTTGGTGAAGAAATAG
- the LOC130992651 gene encoding uncharacterized protein LOC130992651 isoform X2 — protein MIALPKFITTLMHRIPMAGNAEEPPPPTVAAEEEETENLVAELGSYKGRVRLVSDCEEEIMLLWAIQQPIFSKNNAFVNQSSLQLKIDACGHLLSILQSPSSLGTPGVTGAVMWDSGIILGKFLEHSVESGMILLQGKNVVELGSGCGLVGCIAALLGAHVILTDLPDRLKLLKKNVETNLYGDPRGSARVEELTWGDDLDKDFTDPLPDFVLGSDVVYSEGAVTDLMETLVELCGEQTTVILAGELRNDAILEYFLEAASKEFIVGRVDKEQWHPDYCSSRVAIYVLVKK, from the exons ATGATAGCGTTGCCTAAATTTATAACAACGCTGATGCACAGAATACCGATGGCGGGAAACGCAGAagaaccgccgccgccgacggtggcggcggaggaggaggagacgGAGAACTTGGTGGCGGAGCTAGGCTCGTACAAGGGCCGGGTCAGATTAGTAAGCGATTGTGAAGAAGAAATTATGCTGCTCTGGGCAATCCAGCAGCCCATTTTCTCCAAGAACAATGCTTTTGTCAATCAATCATCTCTTCAACTCAAAATCGATGCTTGCGGCCATTTGCTCTCCATTCTCCAGTCCCCATCTTCTCTG GGCACTCCTGGAGTAACTGGGGCTGTGATGTGGGACAGTGGCATTATTCTTGGGAAGTTCTTAGAGCATTCTGTTGAATCTGGAATGATTTTGCTTCAAGGGAAGAATGTTGTTGAGTTGGGCTCCGGCTGTGGATTAGTTGG CTGCATTGCTGCTTTATTGGGAGCTCATGTAATTCTGACCGACCTGCCTGATAGACTGAAGCTACTGAAAAAGAATGTCGAAACCAATCTTTATGGAGACCCTAGAGGGTCTGCAAGGGTGGAAGAACTAACATGGGGAGATGATCTTGACAAAGATTTCACTGACCCTTTACCTGATTTTG TGCTTGGCTCAGATGTTGTATACAGCGAAGGAGCTGTAACGGATCTGATGGAAACACTTGTAGAACTCTGTGGGGAGCAAACCACTGTCATCTTGGCTGGAGAGCTTCGCAATG ATGCCATCCTCGAATACTTCTTGGAAGCCGCAAGTAAAGAGTTCATTGTTGGGCGAGTTGATAAAGAACAATGGCATCCAGATTATTGCAGTTCACGTGTTGCCATATATGTTTTGGTGAAGAAATAG